A stretch of Rhododendron vialii isolate Sample 1 chromosome 4a, ASM3025357v1 DNA encodes these proteins:
- the LOC131321768 gene encoding uncharacterized protein LOC131321768 isoform X1 encodes MLSNDEDGHGYNSESNDSFEQEDIETPPGGLPAQSHTEPQCGATLISERVTRSTPHPSMESQASLPPIAQPQNDVLPENNGEINRPTRGPTRGIEAQGLIDKQGKLPVPIPQLFRAPVGKHAAQLASRIGVEVRTHVIDVGVPRWKAVDESVKAPILQRIMDKFDLQGDPIDVEKAVATQCGRRLSNHNFVLHKKYKKLKETRGEEYARNNPPAGVNPEQWTSLVTKKWTVPKWLERSEKNTSNRSWSKTKHRCGSKSLPVRVAAAMHDNGGVVPAVTEMYKDTHFNKDTQKWISSESEVLYDKMVQIETEHNAQEGAIPITQEELSVKGLKAKSGYVKGLGIRPSSSIRTVNREYVTHLEGKVQEQAEKIQEQAEGIEAANNKIEEQGKTLASVMAFLKQQGFTG; translated from the exons ATGCTATCAAATGATGAGGATGGTCATGGCTATAACAGTGAGTCTAATGACTCTTTCGAGCAAGAG GACATAGAGACACCACCAGGTGGTCTACCAGCACAATCACATACAGAGCCACAATGTGGTGCAACTCTGATCTCCGAGAGGGTCACCCGATCAACACCTCATCCCAGCATGGAAAGCCAAGCCTCACTGCCTCCCATTGCTCAGCCACAAAATGACGTGCTACCTGAGAACAATGGCG AAATTAATAGACCTACCCGTGGACCTACGCGAGGCATTGAAGCTCAGGGACTCATTGACAAACAAGGAAAGCTTCCAGTTCCCATTCCACAACTATTTCGTGCGCCGGTAGGAAAGCATGCTGCTCAATTGGCCTCAAGGATTGGTGTCGAGGTTCGCACACATGTGATAGACGTTGGCGTCCCTAGGTGGAAGGCAGTAGATGAGAGTGTTAAAGCACCTATACTTCAGCGCATAATG GATAAGTTTGACTTGCAAGGAGATCCAATCGATGTTGAAAAGGCAGTGGCAACACAATGTGGACGGAGGTTGAGCAATCACAACTTCGTTTTGCACaaaaagtacaagaaacttaaagaaacAAGGGGGGAAGAGTATGCTAGAAACAACCCACCAGCTGGTGTCAATCCAGAGCAGTGGACGAGCTTAGTCACTAAGAAGTGGACAGTTCCAAAATGGCTG GAGCGATCagaaaaaaacacctcaaacag gtCTTGGTCTAAGACAAAACATAGATGTGGATCAAAGTCACTCCCAGTTAGGGTTGCCGCTGCG ATGCACGATAATGGAGGTGTTGTGCCCGCGGTAACAGAGATGTACAAGGATACCCACTTCAATAAGGACACACAAAAATGGATCTCTTCAGAATCCGAAGTTCTCTAT GATAAGATGGTACAAATAGAGACTGAACATAATGCGCAGGAAGGTGCAATCCCGATTACGCAAGAGGAGCTCTCCGTTAAAGGACTCAAGGCAAAGTCAGGCTATGTGAAGGGACTTGGCATTAGGCCTTCCTCCTCTATTAGGACTGTGAACAGGGAGTATGTAACACACCTCGAGGGAAAGGTGCAAGAGCAAGCTGAAAAAATTCAGGAGCAAGCGGAAGGAATTGAAGCAGCAAACAATAAGATAGAGGAACAGGGGAAGACTTTGGCTAGTGTTATGGCGTTTCTTAAACAACAAGGATTCACCGGTTAA
- the LOC131321768 gene encoding uncharacterized protein LOC131321768 isoform X2: MESQASLPPIAQPQNDVLPENNGEINRPTRGPTRGIEAQGLIDKQGKLPVPIPQLFRAPVGKHAAQLASRIGVEVRTHVIDVGVPRWKAVDESVKAPILQRIMDKFDLQGDPIDVEKAVATQCGRRLSNHNFVLHKKYKKLKETRGEEYARNNPPAGVNPEQWTSLVTKKWTVPKWLERSEKNTSNRSWSKTKHRCGSKSLPVRVAAAMHDNGGVVPAVTEMYKDTHFNKDTQKWISSESEVLYDKMVQIETEHNAQEGAIPITQEELSVKGLKAKSGYVKGLGIRPSSSIRTVNREYVTHLEGKVQEQAEKIQEQAEGIEAANNKIEEQGKTLASVMAFLKQQGFTG, translated from the exons ATGGAAAGCCAAGCCTCACTGCCTCCCATTGCTCAGCCACAAAATGACGTGCTACCTGAGAACAATGGCG AAATTAATAGACCTACCCGTGGACCTACGCGAGGCATTGAAGCTCAGGGACTCATTGACAAACAAGGAAAGCTTCCAGTTCCCATTCCACAACTATTTCGTGCGCCGGTAGGAAAGCATGCTGCTCAATTGGCCTCAAGGATTGGTGTCGAGGTTCGCACACATGTGATAGACGTTGGCGTCCCTAGGTGGAAGGCAGTAGATGAGAGTGTTAAAGCACCTATACTTCAGCGCATAATG GATAAGTTTGACTTGCAAGGAGATCCAATCGATGTTGAAAAGGCAGTGGCAACACAATGTGGACGGAGGTTGAGCAATCACAACTTCGTTTTGCACaaaaagtacaagaaacttaaagaaacAAGGGGGGAAGAGTATGCTAGAAACAACCCACCAGCTGGTGTCAATCCAGAGCAGTGGACGAGCTTAGTCACTAAGAAGTGGACAGTTCCAAAATGGCTG GAGCGATCagaaaaaaacacctcaaacag gtCTTGGTCTAAGACAAAACATAGATGTGGATCAAAGTCACTCCCAGTTAGGGTTGCCGCTGCG ATGCACGATAATGGAGGTGTTGTGCCCGCGGTAACAGAGATGTACAAGGATACCCACTTCAATAAGGACACACAAAAATGGATCTCTTCAGAATCCGAAGTTCTCTAT GATAAGATGGTACAAATAGAGACTGAACATAATGCGCAGGAAGGTGCAATCCCGATTACGCAAGAGGAGCTCTCCGTTAAAGGACTCAAGGCAAAGTCAGGCTATGTGAAGGGACTTGGCATTAGGCCTTCCTCCTCTATTAGGACTGTGAACAGGGAGTATGTAACACACCTCGAGGGAAAGGTGCAAGAGCAAGCTGAAAAAATTCAGGAGCAAGCGGAAGGAATTGAAGCAGCAAACAATAAGATAGAGGAACAGGGGAAGACTTTGGCTAGTGTTATGGCGTTTCTTAAACAACAAGGATTCACCGGTTAA